AAAAAAGATTGCCTATTATGCCACGGCCCTGCGGTTTCAGACGGCCTGTGTGCAGGCTGTGCAGCCGATTTGTCGGTTTTGCATACCGATGCCGACCGTGTTTGCCCGTGTTGCGGTGAAATCAGCGCGGGCGGCACGATATGCGGCCGTTGCCAGCAAAAACCGCCGCCGTTCGAGCGGTTGTGGGCTTCGGCATATTACGAAGCGCCGGTGAGCAATATGCTGTATGCTTTCAAACACCGTGCCGACAGAAGCATGCTGCGGCCGTTGAGCGCCGTGATGCTGAACCACCCGCCGCCGTGGCTGGAAAACGCGCAGGCAGATTGCGTGCTGGCCATGCCCCTGAGCAAGCCGCGGCGGCTGTTTCGCGGCTTCAACCAAAGCGACGGCCTGGCCGAGGCGGTGGGAAAACGCTACGGTTTACCCGTGCTGCCGCACACGGCTGTTTTCAGACGGCATCATGCGCCGCAAAGCACGCTGAAACAGCACGAACGGCGCAAAAACGTAAAGAATGCTTTTGTATTAAATAATCAACATGTTAAGAATCGTAAGATATTATTGGTTGACGACGTTACTACCACTGGGGCGACGTTTGAAGAATTGGCGCGAACGCTAAAACAGGCGGGCGCTTCAGCGGTTTTTTGCTGGGCGCTTGCGCATACCCAATTGAAAAAATAACGAAATTTTTTTGACGCGCGCCGCCGCTTGCGGCATAGTGCGCAACTTGAGGCAAACAATCCATATGTTTACCGTAGTTTTATACCAGCCCGAAATTCCCCCCAACACGGGCAACATCATCCGCCTTTGCGCCAACACCGGAGCCGACCTGCACTTGGTGAAACCGCTCGGTTTCCCGCTGGATTCGAGCAAAATGAAGCGGGCAGGGCTGGATTACCACGAATTTGCCAAACTGGCCGTGCATGAAAACTTTGCAGACTGCCTGAAAGCCTTGGCGGGCCGGCGCATTTTCGCGCTCACCACCAAAGGCAGCACCCGCCCCGACGAGGCGGCGTTTCAGGAAGGAGATGTGTTTCTGTTCGGCCCCGAAACCCGCGGCCTGCCTGCGGAAATTTTGGCAAGCCTGCCGGCGGAGCAGAAACTGCGCCTGCCCATGCTGCCCGGCAGCAGAAGCATGAACCTTTCCAACACCGTTGCCGTGATGCTGTTCGAAGCATGGCGGCAAAACGGTTATGCAGGCGGTGTTTAACCGTTCCATCAATATAAATTGTTTGTTTGTGTGAGTTTATATCGATGAAATGGTTCCGGCCGTCTGAAAAGTATTTTTATTCACTCAAGAACTGGAACCTGTTTTGACACAAGCCAAACGAAATTTCTTTACCGCCGCCTTCGCGGCCCTTGCGCTGGCCTTTGCCACTGCGCCCGCCCAGGCCGACGCCGTAGTGAAAGCCGAAAAACTCAGCCCTTCGGCCAACCTGAGCTACAAGGTGGCCGGCAAGCGCTACAACCCTTTGAAAAAAGTTTCATCGTTCAGCCAAACCGGCAGCGCCTCATGGTATGGCAGCCAATTCCACGGCCGCAAAACCGCCAGCGGCGAGCGCTACAATATGCACGCGATGACCGCCGCCCACAAAACCCTGCCGATTCCCAGCTATGCCCGCGTAACCAATTTGTCTAACGGCAAAAGCGTGGTGGTGCGCATCAACGACCGCGGCCCCTTCCACGGCAGCCGCGTGATGGATGTGTCGAAAGCCGCCGCTGCCAAGCTCGGCTTTATCAATAAAGGCACGGCCAAAGTGCGCGTCGAGCAAATCGTGCCGGGCAGCGAGTCTGCCGAGAGCCAGGCTCAAAACGAAGCCCGCAATATTTATGTGAACCTGAAAAGTTTCGACACCAAGGCCGAGGCGCAGCAATATCTGAAACGCACGGGCAATCATTTGAAGTCGTCCGATATCGACCAAAAAGTGTCGGTGGTGAAGCAAGACGGCAATTATGTGGTGAGAATGGGGCCGTTCCAGCGTCAGGAACACGCCGATACGGTAAAAGGCCGTGTGCTGACCGCCATTTGATCAAAACCGCTCGGTTTGTTTCAGACGGCCTGCCTGAGTGCAGGCCGTTTTGTTTTGGGCGGGAAAGGTGATGAAGGGTTATAATGCAGGCCGTCTGAAAAATAACGAAAGAATGCCATGATTAGCAGGCTCAGCGGTAAGTTGGTCGAAAAAGCCCCGCCGCAGATCGTGATTGATGTGAACGGCGTGGGGTATGAGGTGGACGTGTC
The sequence above is a segment of the Neisseria dentiae genome. Coding sequences within it:
- a CDS encoding ComF family protein; translated protein: MNVLSWWRKRRGKKDCLLCHGPAVSDGLCAGCAADLSVLHTDADRVCPCCGEISAGGTICGRCQQKPPPFERLWASAYYEAPVSNMLYAFKHRADRSMLRPLSAVMLNHPPPWLENAQADCVLAMPLSKPRRLFRGFNQSDGLAEAVGKRYGLPVLPHTAVFRRHHAPQSTLKQHERRKNVKNAFVLNNQHVKNRKILLVDDVTTTGATFEELARTLKQAGASAVFCWALAHTQLKK
- the trmL gene encoding tRNA (uridine(34)/cytosine(34)/5-carboxymethylaminomethyluridine(34)-2'-O)-methyltransferase TrmL; this encodes MFTVVLYQPEIPPNTGNIIRLCANTGADLHLVKPLGFPLDSSKMKRAGLDYHEFAKLAVHENFADCLKALAGRRIFALTTKGSTRPDEAAFQEGDVFLFGPETRGLPAEILASLPAEQKLRLPMLPGSRSMNLSNTVAVMLFEAWRQNGYAGGV
- a CDS encoding septal ring lytic transglycosylase RlpA family protein, whose translation is MTQAKRNFFTAAFAALALAFATAPAQADAVVKAEKLSPSANLSYKVAGKRYNPLKKVSSFSQTGSASWYGSQFHGRKTASGERYNMHAMTAAHKTLPIPSYARVTNLSNGKSVVVRINDRGPFHGSRVMDVSKAAAAKLGFINKGTAKVRVEQIVPGSESAESQAQNEARNIYVNLKSFDTKAEAQQYLKRTGNHLKSSDIDQKVSVVKQDGNYVVRMGPFQRQEHADTVKGRVLTAI